A window from Planococcus maritimus encodes these proteins:
- the secA gene encoding preprotein translocase subunit SecA, translated as MLGVLNKVFDPNKRDLKRLEKVSDQVEALADEYTAKTDEALKAKTAEFTARFEQGELLDDILPEAFATVREASKRVLGMYPFRVQIMGAASLHQGNISEMKTGEGKTLTSTMAVYLNAITKKGVHVVTVNEYLASRDAEEMGQLYNWLGLTVGLNVNSLTKEQKREAYQADITYSTNNELGFDYLRDNMVLYKEDMVQRPLHFAVIDEVDSILIDEARTPLIISGQAAKSAQLYMQANAFGRLLQKDSDYAYDETTKGVVLTEEGIEKVEKAFSIDNLFDLTHVRLNHAINQSLKAHVTMQKDVDYVVQDGEVVIVDQFTGRLMKGRRYSDGLHQAIEAKEGLEVQNESMTMATITFQNYFRKYEKLSGMTGTAKTEEEEFRNIYNMNVISIPTNKPIIRDDRVDLIYATTEGKYKAVSEDIIERHKKGQPVLVGTVAIETSEIISAYLTKKGIKHSVLNAKNHAHEAEIILDAGQKGAVTIATNMAGRGTDIKLGEGVIEAGGLAVIGTERHESRRIDNQLRGRSGRQGDPGVTQFYLSLEDDLMRRFGSDAMRNMMGKLGMDDSQPLQSRMVTRSVESAQKRVEGNNFDARKRLLQYDDVLREQREIIYKERLEVLETGDMRELVDSMIDSSIGRMVASYTTAEKPEEWHLKSLTEVISGNLLPEDTITPQELEGKTQEQIIEHVREKVTAHYNEKEVEMTPARMREFEKVVLLRSIDTKWIDHIDAMDQLRQGIHLRAYGQNDPLREYQNEGFAMFEAMIEAIEDDVAKYAMKAEIKNNLEREEVAKGQAVNPKEGGQATNKRKEPARREMEVGRNDLCPCGSGKKFKNCHGAAS; from the coding sequence ATGCTTGGAGTATTGAATAAAGTATTTGACCCGAATAAACGGGATTTAAAACGATTGGAAAAAGTATCAGATCAAGTGGAAGCCTTAGCAGATGAGTATACAGCTAAAACGGATGAAGCCTTAAAAGCAAAAACTGCCGAGTTCACAGCACGTTTCGAACAAGGTGAGTTGCTTGATGATATATTGCCTGAAGCCTTTGCAACCGTACGTGAAGCATCAAAACGCGTGCTCGGGATGTATCCATTCCGCGTACAAATCATGGGTGCCGCTTCGCTTCATCAAGGGAATATTTCCGAGATGAAGACCGGTGAAGGTAAAACTTTGACTTCGACGATGGCCGTCTATTTGAACGCCATCACGAAAAAAGGCGTTCATGTGGTAACGGTCAATGAATATTTGGCGAGCCGCGATGCGGAAGAAATGGGCCAGCTTTATAATTGGCTTGGATTGACTGTCGGGCTCAATGTCAACAGCTTAACGAAAGAACAAAAGCGTGAAGCCTATCAAGCGGACATCACATATAGCACGAATAATGAGCTCGGCTTCGATTATTTGCGCGATAATATGGTTTTGTATAAAGAAGATATGGTCCAGCGCCCGCTTCACTTTGCGGTTATCGATGAAGTCGATTCAATCTTGATCGATGAAGCACGAACACCATTGATCATCTCAGGGCAGGCTGCAAAATCTGCCCAGCTTTACATGCAAGCAAATGCTTTCGGAAGACTGCTCCAGAAGGATAGCGATTACGCTTATGACGAAACGACAAAAGGCGTAGTGTTAACCGAAGAAGGCATAGAAAAAGTCGAGAAAGCCTTCAGCATTGATAACTTATTCGACTTAACGCATGTGCGCTTGAACCATGCGATCAATCAATCATTAAAAGCACATGTGACGATGCAAAAAGACGTCGACTATGTTGTACAGGACGGCGAAGTGGTCATTGTTGACCAATTCACTGGCCGTTTGATGAAAGGACGCCGCTATTCTGATGGGCTTCATCAAGCAATCGAAGCCAAAGAAGGCCTTGAAGTCCAAAATGAATCGATGACAATGGCGACTATCACCTTCCAGAACTATTTCCGGAAATACGAAAAGCTTTCTGGTATGACGGGTACTGCGAAAACAGAAGAAGAAGAGTTCCGCAATATCTACAATATGAACGTCATTTCGATCCCGACCAATAAGCCAATCATCCGTGACGACCGCGTTGACTTGATCTACGCGACAACGGAAGGCAAGTACAAAGCAGTTTCTGAAGACATCATTGAGCGTCATAAAAAAGGGCAACCGGTTCTAGTCGGTACCGTTGCGATTGAAACGTCTGAGATCATTTCCGCGTATTTGACGAAAAAAGGCATCAAGCATTCAGTCTTGAATGCAAAAAATCACGCTCACGAGGCTGAAATCATTTTGGATGCCGGTCAAAAAGGTGCCGTTACCATCGCCACTAACATGGCAGGGCGCGGAACGGATATCAAACTCGGTGAAGGCGTCATTGAAGCAGGTGGACTTGCGGTAATTGGTACCGAACGCCATGAATCCCGCCGCATCGATAATCAGCTGCGAGGACGTTCTGGACGTCAGGGAGATCCTGGTGTGACACAATTTTATCTGTCGCTTGAAGATGATTTGATGCGCCGCTTCGGTTCAGATGCTATGCGTAATATGATGGGTAAATTAGGGATGGATGATTCCCAACCGCTTCAGTCTCGCATGGTGACGCGTTCTGTCGAATCTGCCCAAAAACGAGTGGAAGGCAATAACTTCGACGCACGGAAACGCCTTTTGCAATATGATGATGTGCTGCGCGAACAGCGCGAAATCATTTATAAAGAGCGTTTGGAAGTGCTCGAGACTGGCGATATGCGCGAACTTGTCGACAGTATGATTGATAGCTCAATCGGTCGGATGGTCGCAAGCTACACTACGGCAGAAAAGCCGGAAGAATGGCATTTGAAGTCGTTGACTGAAGTGATTTCTGGCAATCTATTGCCAGAAGATACGATCACGCCGCAAGAGTTAGAAGGCAAGACACAAGAGCAAATTATTGAACATGTGCGCGAAAAAGTAACGGCGCATTATAATGAAAAAGAAGTAGAAATGACGCCGGCCCGTATGCGCGAATTTGAAAAAGTCGTGTTGTTGCGTTCAATTGATACAAAATGGATCGACCACATCGATGCGATGGATCAATTGCGCCAGGGAATTCATTTGCGTGCTTATGGTCAGAACGATCCATTACGCGAATACCAGAATGAAGGATTTGCCATGTTCGAAGCGATGATCGAGGCGATTGAAGACGACGTGGCGAAATATGCCATGAAAGCGGAAATCAAGAACAATCTCGAGCGTGAGGAAGTGGCGAAAGGACAGGCGGTCAACCCAAAAGAGGGCGGTCAAGCCACAAATAAGAGAAAAGAACCGGCTCGTCGCGAGATGGAAGTCGGACGCAACGATCTATGTCCATGTGGCAGCGGCAAGAAGTTCAAAAACTGCCACGGGGCTGCATCTTAA
- the hpf gene encoding ribosome hibernation-promoting factor, HPF/YfiA family — translation MLQFNIRGENIEVTPAIREHIEKKVEKIERFFTDGANATAMVNLKTYNHNQTKVEVTIPMKNLTLRAEERHDDLYAAIDLIVSKLERQIRKYKTKVNRKFRDREGMGLAFAIAESEAQSVSSAETEDEEDLKIVRTKQFDLKPMDEEEAVLQMNMLGHSFFVFTDAESNGTNIVYKRKDGSYGLIETTS, via the coding sequence ATGTTGCAATTCAACATCAGAGGCGAGAATATTGAGGTAACTCCCGCAATTCGCGAACACATCGAGAAGAAGGTAGAAAAAATCGAACGCTTTTTCACCGATGGAGCGAATGCAACCGCGATGGTCAACTTGAAAACGTATAACCACAACCAAACAAAAGTAGAAGTTACAATCCCGATGAAAAACCTAACACTACGTGCTGAAGAACGGCACGATGATCTCTATGCAGCGATCGATTTGATCGTTTCAAAATTGGAGCGTCAAATCCGCAAGTATAAAACGAAAGTCAATCGCAAATTCCGTGACCGCGAAGGAATGGGGTTAGCATTTGCTATAGCTGAAAGCGAAGCGCAAAGTGTTTCTTCTGCAGAGACGGAAGACGAGGAAGATTTGAAAATTGTCCGGACGAAACAATTCGATTTGAAGCCAATGGATGAGGAAGAAGCAGTCCTACAGATGAATATGCTCGGGCATAGTTTCTTCGTCTTCACAGATGCTGAATCCAACGGCACAAACATCGTCTATAAACGCAAAGACGGTTCTTACGGATTGATTGAGACCACTTCATAA
- a CDS encoding SDR family NAD(P)-dependent oxidoreductase: MFANKTVIVTGAAQGIGKTVAQYFQKEGAQVIGLDIEEVKIDGVEYRQCDVGSFSEVERVFSDIHKTHGSIHVLINNAGISEFTPLFELTEEDWDRVIDTNLKSVFICSREAARYMDEDIRSIVNMSSTRAFMSEQGTESYSASKGGIFALSHSLAASLHSKGIRVNSIAPGWIHTGDSEELRKVDHEQHWSGRVGTTDDVARACLFLSNPDNSFITGECLTVDGGMTRKMIYEH, from the coding sequence ATGTTTGCAAATAAGACAGTTATTGTCACAGGTGCCGCACAAGGCATCGGCAAAACCGTAGCGCAATATTTTCAAAAAGAAGGCGCACAGGTCATTGGCCTGGATATTGAAGAAGTCAAAATCGATGGTGTGGAATACCGGCAATGTGATGTAGGAAGTTTCTCGGAAGTCGAACGCGTCTTTTCGGACATCCACAAGACCCATGGCAGCATCCATGTGCTGATCAATAACGCTGGAATCTCAGAATTCACCCCCCTCTTCGAGTTAACCGAAGAAGACTGGGACCGCGTGATTGATACGAACTTGAAGAGTGTATTTATCTGCAGTCGTGAAGCTGCACGATACATGGATGAGGACATCCGGTCTATCGTCAATATGTCCTCGACACGAGCATTTATGTCAGAACAAGGAACAGAAAGTTACTCTGCTTCAAAAGGCGGGATTTTCGCACTAAGCCATTCTCTCGCAGCGAGCCTCCATTCAAAAGGCATTCGCGTTAATTCTATCGCCCCGGGTTGGATTCACACGGGCGATTCGGAAGAACTGCGGAAAGTCGATCACGAGCAGCACTGGAGTGGACGCGTCGGCACTACCGATGATGTCGCTAGAGCTTGCTTGTTCCTGTCGAATCCCGACAATTCGTTTATTACAGGGGAATGCTTGACCGTCGACGGTGGCATGACACGCAAAATGATCTATGAGCATTAA
- a CDS encoding ComF family protein produces the protein MNCCLCDQQLHFIPSWRGIFLYEVPEIACRACKKEFTKISLTGCKFCSKEGDILCEDCRYWEEHGYREVIESGKSLYGYNEAMKDWFHQYKFLKDVLLAQVFAKELREALAHERAVVVPIPLNKEKLHERSFSQVDQLLLSADIPFQHLLEKCGETLGTKNRQERMATQQLFRLNGEAVPKQLLLVDDLYTTGTTMRQAAKTLKEAGAVSIRTLTLIRA, from the coding sequence ATGAACTGTTGCTTATGTGACCAACAATTGCATTTTATTCCTTCATGGCGCGGAATTTTTCTCTACGAAGTGCCGGAAATTGCGTGCCGGGCATGTAAAAAAGAATTTACGAAGATTTCTTTGACGGGCTGTAAATTTTGCAGCAAAGAAGGAGATATCCTATGCGAGGACTGTCGCTACTGGGAAGAGCATGGCTACCGAGAGGTCATCGAATCGGGAAAAAGCTTGTATGGCTATAATGAAGCTATGAAAGATTGGTTTCACCAATATAAATTTTTGAAAGATGTTTTGTTGGCGCAAGTGTTCGCGAAGGAGTTAAGAGAAGCCTTGGCGCATGAACGGGCAGTGGTCGTTCCGATTCCGCTGAATAAAGAAAAACTCCACGAACGGAGCTTTTCGCAAGTGGATCAATTGCTGCTGTCAGCGGATATTCCATTCCAGCACTTGCTCGAGAAATGCGGTGAGACCTTGGGGACAAAAAACCGCCAAGAACGGATGGCGACACAACAGCTATTTCGCCTAAACGGTGAAGCGGTTCCTAAACAGTTATTGTTGGTGGATGATCTCTACACAACCGGCACGACGATGCGCCAGGCAGCTAAAACATTGAAGGAAGCGGGGGCTGTATCTATCCGAACCCTGACATTGATTCGCGCATGA